A segment of the Salvelinus sp. IW2-2015 linkage group LG6.2, ASM291031v2, whole genome shotgun sequence genome:
aatgtgatgaaataaataaaagctgaaataaatccttctctctactattattctgacatttcacattctgaaaataaagtgctGATAATAACTGACCTcacggaacccaaactggctgcgcgagtgcgctatcgtgcatacatttattttgtcccctacaccaaacacgatcacgacacgcaggttaaaatatcaaaacaaactctgtacctattacattaatttggggacaggttgaaaagcattaaacatgtatggcagatttttttattttttatttcaccttatttaaccaggtagacaagttgagaacaagttctcatttacaattgcgacctggccaagataaatcaaagcagttcgacacatacaacaacacagagttacacattggagtaaaaaaacatacagtcactaatacagtagaaaaataagtctatatacaatgtgagcaagtgaggtgagaagggagttgaaaaaaaaatgggggaaaaggccatggtggcgaagtaaatagaatatagcaagtaaacactggaatggttgatttgcagtggaagaatgtgcaaagtagagatagaaatatatggggtgcaaaggagcaaaataaaataaatacagtagggaaagacaggtagttgtttggctaaaattatagatggctatgtacaggtgcagtaatctgtgagcctgctctgacagctggtgcttaaagctagtgagggagataagtgtttccagtttcagacatttttgtagttcgttccagtccatTGGCAGCAGGAAGGAGAGGCGGTCAAAGGAAGACATTGGTTTCTGGACGTGACCAGACGAGATATACTCTGGAGACCGCGCTGGGTCACCAGCGTGGCGTGGCTGGTTATGGTGAACCACCagctgagctgagataagggggcgACTGTTACCTAgccagggtcttgtagatgacgcTGAGCCCGTGGGCCTTTGAcgagagtatgaagcgaggccagccaacgagaggtaGCACAAGCGGTCGTGACACGTGGTGGGTCAGTATAGTGGGCTTCTCGGTGACAAAACAGGACATCGGCACGTGATACCGCACTGCATCCCAATTtatttgagtagagtgttggaggctattttgtaaatgacatgccaaagtcgaggattggtagtgATGGTCAGTTTaccaagggtatgtttggcagtatgagCTGAAGAtgcttgttgcggaataggaagccaattctagatttaacttggattgagatgtttgatgtgagtctggaaggagagtttacagtctaaccagaaccCTAGTATTTGTAgcttgtccacatattctaagtcgagCCGTCCAgatagtgatgttggacaggcgggcaggtggcaggcagcgatcggttgaagggcatgcatttagttttacttgtatttaagagcaattggagccacggaagagagttgtatggcattgaagctcgcctggagggttgttaacacagtgtcaaagaagggccagaagtatacagaatagtgtcgtctgcgtagaggtggatcagagactcaccagcagcaagagcgacatcattgatgtatacagagaagagagtcgttccaaaaattgaaccctgtggcacccccatagagactgccagaggcccggacatcagaccctccgatttgacacactgaactctatcagagaagtagttggtgaaccaggcgaggcaatcatttgagaagccaaggctatcgagtctgccgatgaggatgtggtgattgacagagtcgaaagccttggccaggtcaatgaatacggctgcacagtattgtttcttatcgatggcttgcacttgctagctaatttgttctatttagctagcttgctgttaccagctaatttgtcctgggatataaacattgagttgttattttacctgaactgcacaaggtcctctattccgacaaattaatccacacacaaaatggccaaccgaatcgtttctagtcatctctccttccaSMctttttcatcgttgaacttatatggtgattggcatctaaactttcatagtattaccacgactaccggcaaacatttcgtctttcaatcacccacgtgggtataaccaatgaggagatgacacgtgggtacctgcttccataaaccaatgaggagatgggagaggcaggacttgcagcgtgatctgcgtcacaaatagaaaggagttctattttagcccttggcaacgcagacgctcgttggcacgcgcgagcagtgtgggtgcaataattgaataacatggatttctaaatttattttgcgacgctcgcgcacgcgacgtgtccggtctggtcagcatgttgacagggaatttttactaggattaaatgtcaggaattgtgaaaaactgagtttggtgtatgtaaacttccgacttcaactgaggTCTGTACACATTTGCAATACAGTTTACACTTGGTATCACACATATTTTCACTGACTCCACATAGGGTTATTAACTATGAACTCCACTTCTTATTGGCCCTGTTTCCATGAGCTTAGCACATGTCTATAAGTGATTGATGGGGTAAGCAATGTTACCACCCTATTACCTTCACCAATCAAACCAGTATTCAGATCTGTGATTACCGAAAGGTTAAATTATGAATTTAAGTATTCAAACAGGTATTCAAGTTAAAGTTTAAGTACAAGTATGCAAGTATTCCAACACCTGTRCCTCCTTGCAGAGCCCATCTACGTGCCCTTCCTGATGGTGGGCTCCATCTTCGTGGCCTTCGTGGTGGTGGGCTCCCTGGTTGCTGTCTACTGCTGCACCTGCCTGCGGCCCAAGCAGCCTACACAGCAGCCTATCCGTTTCCCCCTGCGCAGCTGCCAGACCGAGACCATCCCCATGATcctgaccactgcgccacccagccTGCGCACCCCCTCGCGCCAGTCCAGCACGGCCACCACCAGCTCCAGCTCGGCTGGCGGGGGCAGCTCGGTGCGCGGAGGTCAGGGGCAGCAGCAGCACGGGTGCTTGGTGTCAGCATCTGCATCCTTCTCCCCCTCCACGCCCCAGCCGCTGCTGCCACCACCCCCGCCGCCCCCCTACACCTCCCCCACGGCCTGCATGCCAGGTGGCTGCCAGCAACCCCACGCCCACGCCCAGCTGCACCAGCCCATGCACCAACACCCAGCCCAGGGCACGGGCTTCTTGCTGCCCCAGCAATACTTCTTCCCCCTGCAGCCGGAGCCCTTCTCCGGGGCCAAGGGCTTTGCAGACTTTGGACAGAGCTGACGGGGCTCCACGGGCAATGAGGAGGGGGATTACAGGAGCACTGTGTGATGTGAGCAGGGTTGTGTTcactaggcaccaaacggaagaaaatggaCCGAAACAGGAAGGGACTACCTGAACCTGTCCAGTATGAGTTAGTTTAACGCTGTGAGACGTTTTAAATCAGTGAACGTTACTGAACATGAGCctggtgtgttgtgttgacaGACAGTCAGCGGCTAAGGGGAGGACTGCGCTGACGTGCAGTACAGTTGGCCTGTTGAATGGAGACTGGGTGACAGGACAGTTAGGCGGTGCTCAAGATGAACCACAAGAAATCTCCCTAGTCGAGCAGAATACATGGGTCTTGTCtaagtcagtggttcccaaactgtgcgggtcgggggggtggggggggggagagactcagtccggctttcaacttactcttgaaagttgtaatctaattcaaaattgggtagtgcatcatcagttcctcttgtcatgtcagtcattgcatatcttagagagctatttataacttgtcagaaatgtccacatGAACTAGTcaatgtcagctaacgttttctTTTTGCCCATAgatgttgtaatttttttgtcactcaaatatcacatgaatacacattagacatgggaaaatgtgtagaattgcaggaaattagctttaaaactgcaacaataCAAAATCTACCAACAAGAYGGGTGTGAAGAgtttgtcatgaacagtgcttgtgcccatagaaatagacgcgGTGCACTCATGCGCGGGTGGTGACAGATGTtctccaatgctggaaggggaacctgagtgaaaaagttttgGAAACCCTACAGGAATGGAATCTGCTCAGACCAGACAGGACCTGTTTATTGGTCTTTATCGTTTTCAATGTCATGcactttttatatacatttgtatTGTAATCAAGAGTATCTGTCTTCTTTTATACACACTTTGGTTAAACGGTGATTTTCAATTGTCACYATAACTTTTGTGGCATCAACATTTTTCAGAAGTGTTCTGCAATTGTTTTGGCAAGCTGTTGGACATTTAATGCAATGGAATTCAAATTATAATTTTGACAATCACAAGCCCCTCTAAAAAGAGGGAAAGGACTGACACCAAGTTGTGCAGTAGGGTGGACAAAGCCAAAGGATGTACTGTGTACAGTGTTCACTGGTTTGATGCTCTAGACCAGATGTGTCCCAACTTCTTATGTAGGGCTATGACACACAAATCAATAAACTATCATATTAGCCAACACCAAATAAGAGTCCAGTATTTTATCTTGTCATGCAACGCTACAAATAGAAGTAAATTAGAAAATGTGAAAAACACTCCAAAGAAAAATGTTACCTACATTTTATAATCTAACAGTGGATGGTTGATAATTGCTTCATTGCTCATTTATGAATACATTCGGTAGTAATACTTACTGTATAGTACAATCTTTTGAAAATGGCTTTTCAACGGTTTCCTTTAGGCTGTTAAAGCCACAATCCTGAGTTTGTATTTTAAACATTCAGCCCAACTGCAGCCTCCCCATTTGTTTATGAAACTAAGGCAAAAATGTGGCTTGCAAATACCGGATTTTCCCCTTCAGCTGCAGACATATAGGCAACTAAAACGGTTGGAGATCAGTTATTCGCTACCTGTCGCTCACTCTTACGCCATACTTCACATGAGGAATGTGGCAATGAGATCAGTCATTGTCAATGCTCAATGAGCATGTCATAGCCACAGTGTTAAAAACAACTGGTCCCAGAAATAGGGAGAAGTTTTGGGTTGCACGAGCAGGTATGGCAAGAGTCCACAAAGACTGCTCTGTTCCCTAGTCATTAAAGCGTGAAATCGACTTGGAAATCACTGTCCTATTATGGCAGATAAGATGGAATAGTTCATAAAGCGGATAGTGTTTGGGGCTAGATTCTGAACCTGCCAAACAAAGGAAAAATGACAGCAACACCCAAGTTGTTGCTGTCATTTCTCATTTTTTTGGAAGTCTCAGGATCAACTATGTTTAGCCAGACAAGCACCCCAGTCCAATAGAAACCTGTACACAGGCAGACCTGCATCCTACTGTTTGGAGCTATTCTTGCTCAGATGTCACCACAATAGTTTTCCTATATTATTAAGGGTCTTGTTAAAGCATTTGACAGGGCACCTAGTCATTAAAAACACTAGAACTGACCTTCTTTCAGATACTGTATTTTAGAGGTATCATACTGCTCTGAATCATCTCATAACTCAAAGAAAATACTTCACAGATTTCCACTTTTTYAAAGGTACATTGGCAGTAATACAAGTACTCCTGTATGAATACTCTAGCAAGGGTACACCTGGTTGGGAAAATATGGCTTTGTAAACTAACGACTAAAGAGAAACTACCCATTCCCAAATGGGGTAGATTGCTGGACACTGGACGGATCAGACACGTCCATCTAGGTTGGTTTTGTGATACAGTTATGATAGTGGATACTTTGTCAATAACAGAGACAAATATTTGTAATTATAACGGATGTGATATCCTACCGCATGGCCGCACAGTAAACCTCAGATGACCAGTCATCAGGGAATACAACAGGAGAGGGTCAGCTAAATCATAACCATAATGACggcatttgtttgtttgtcacaCATGGAAGGGAATGATGTTTTCCCTGAGTCTCCCCTGCCTTTTCCTGTTTAGGTTCTCAGCGCTCRGTATGCCCTGTTTGCTTCCGCAACTAGCTGCCTTCCCTCATTTTGGATGGTTACAAAGTCCTAAATGAGGGATGGCACTTTAtcctaacatagtgcactacttttgcccagagtAGTACACTacaaagaatagggtgccatttgaactGCAGACAGACATTCATAGATATTGTGATAGTGGAACATTCCATTTCTGTGATGGTAGATGATGACAAAGGTTGGTTTCCATGTTTGAAAAGTTTATTTTAGTAGTAGTCCTTTATGGCAGTAAAAGACAGAACACTTAAAAGTTTGCAGTCCCAACATGCAGAWCAATCATTAAATGATATTGAAACAAATTGAAAAGTGCATTTTTTTCTGTAAATTGACCAACACTTGAGGGAGAATCAAAGTAGTACAATAAACACTTAACCGGAGAAGGTTTTAGTCCATTCATGCAGCCCACAACTTTCACAGACAAAAAGCAACAGTCCAAGCCTTCCACGACCACTTTCACATCAGAAGACTCACATTCAGCATTTTGGAATCGTGACAGCAGTTGACATCTAATCAATCGAAACACGATAGcgtaacaaatacatttttactgaTACCCTCACMTAAACCAGGAAGAAACACAAAAAGGTTTGTAGTAAAGTAGAGGTACACtgcatgagaaaaaaaaaaactaaacaagttACAAACATGTAGACCCAGAGAAAATACACTGAAACCAATAACCAGATAATACCAAAATATCCACTATTGGAAAGGTAACAGAGTGCATTGTGCAACATCTCCTGTCAAGCGAGAGCCTTAGCATCAGAGCCCAGGACCCCCAGGGCTGAGGTCTGGCCATACACAGAGGGCCATACAGCAGCAGACAGTACACCATCATTATACCTGGAGTCATGCAGACAGACCAGAGGAGCAAgcggcaccacacacacagtcagtcacccATACGTCCTCaaacatatacaaaaacacagtcaaaGAATGCAAAAGGAGACCTGAMGTTCTAAGGGCTCCCA
Coding sequences within it:
- the shisa3 gene encoding protein shisa-3 homolog, with product MVRLLNYLMLGYLTWNLRISDAQGEYCHGWLDSNGNYHEGFQCPEDFDTMDATVCCGSCSLRYCCAAVDARLDQGSCTNDREQENTEFAAQPIYVPFLMVGSIFVAFVVVGSLVAVYCCTCLRPKQPTQQPIRFPLRSCQTETIPMILTTAPPSLRTPSRQSSTATTSSSSAGGGSSVRGGQGQQQHGCLVSASASFSPSTPQPLLPPPPPPPYTSPTACMPGGCQQPHAHAQLHQPMHQHPAQGTGFLLPQQYFFPLQPEPFSGAKGFADFGQS